The DNA sequence TGACCGTGCTGGCCGGTCCGGATGCGGGTGCGGACAACACCCTTACGGTGTGTTCCACGGGAGCGGTCACGGACCTCTTCACCGCCTTGGGCGGCACACCGGATCCGGGCGGCACATGGACCGATCCGAACGGCGGCGGTTCCAGCTCCAGCTTCGACCCCACCAACGATCAGGCCGGCACCTACACCTATACAGTGAGCGGCAACGGCCAATGCCCGGATGACGCGGCCACGGTGACCGTCGTGGTGCAACCCGCCGCCTTCGCCGGCACAGCGGGTGCGCTGAGCCTGTGCTCGAACGGTGTGGTGACCGACCTCTTCGCCCTGCTGGGTGGCAGCCCACAGCCAGGTGGCAGCTGGACCGACCCGAACGGTGCGCCCATTGGGTCCTTCTTCGATCCCGCGACCGGCACACCGGGCACGTACACCTATCTGGTGAGCGGTCTGCTTCCCTGCCCCGATGCCAGCGCCACGGTGCTGGTGGACGTCACCGAGGCCCCTGACGCCGGCCAGGATGCCGTGGTGACCTTGTGTTCTGCGGACGGTCCGCTCGCGCTCACCGGCCTGTTGGGCGGATCACCCGACGCGGGCGGCACCTGGAACGGCCCGGGTGGAACGAGCATCGGCGCACAGGTGGATCCGGCCACCGCCGCGAACGGGAGTTACCTCTACGTGGTGGCCGCAGCAGCACCCTGCACGAACGATACGGCCGTCCTTGCTCTGACCGTCCAACAAGCGCCTGATGCCGGCACGGACAACACGGTGAGCGCCTGTGCGGACGCGGCCCTGATCGACCTCGCTCCCCTGCTGGGCCCTGATGCGGACGCGGGCGGCACCTGGACCGACCCGAACGGTCTGCCGATCACCGCGGTGATCGATCCGGCCTCGGCCATCAGCGGCATCTACATCTACACCGTGAACGGCGCGCCGCCCTGCACCGACGCGCTCGCCACGGTGCAGGTCTCGATCATTCCCGTCCCCGACCCGCAGGTCTTCATCACCCTGAGCGATGGATGCGCCCCCGCACTGGCGGACCTGAGCACCGACCATCAGGGCCCGGGCAGCTTCCAGTGGGATCTGGGCAACGGCCTCACATCGGACAGCGCGACCGTCACAGGGGTGCTGTACGATCAGCCGGGCACCTACACCATCACCCTCACCATCGATGCGGGCAATGGCTGCAGCACCACGGTGGACCTGCAGGACGCCGTGGCGGTGTTCGAGCGGCCGGAAGCGGCCTTCACGATGCTGCCGCCCGTGGTGAGCACCCTGGACCCGTCGGTGTACTTCAACAACACGAGCACGGGAGCCTCGGCCTACAGCTGGGACTTCGGCGGCCTGGGCAGCTCCACCGCCACCGATCCGGTGTTCGACTTCCCGGACGCCCTGGAGGGGCTCTACGACATCTGTTTGGTCGCGTACGCTGCGCCCACCTGCGCGGACACGGTGTGCCAGCCCATCACGGTATCGCCCGAACTGGTGGTGAACGTGCCGAACGCTTTCACACCGGATGGCGACAACACGAACGACACGTTCAAGCCGGTGACGATCGGGGTGGACCCGGACCAGTACGTCTTCCGCATCACCGACCGCTGGGGCCAGGTGCTGTTCAGCACCAACGATCCAGAAGGCGCATGGGACGGCCGGTACCCCAATGGTGAGGAGGTGCAGCAGGGGGTGTACATCTGGCAGCTCGAGGCCAAGGGCAGTGCCACCACCGCCCGCATCGCCCGCACAGGCCATGTGACCCTGGTCCGATAGGTCCCCGGCTATCTTTGGCCCTCATCCTGCACGGTGCCCGAACGGCTGGTCATCATCCCCACGTACGACGAGCGCGAGAACATCCGGGAGATCCTGGACGCGGTGCTCGCCTTGTCGCCGGCGTTCCATGTGCTGGTGGTGGATGACAACAGCCCGGACGGCACGGCCGCGCTGGTGAAGGAGCACCGCGCCACCGACCCTTCGCGCATCCATCTGCTGGAACGCAGGGGCAAGCTGGGCCTGGGCACCGCGTACATCGCCGGCTTCAAGTGGGCGCTGCAGCACGGCTATGCGTACGTGTTCGAGATGGACGCCGACTTCAGCCACGACCCGAAGGACCTGCCCCGCCTCCATGCCGCGTGCGCGGAAGGCGGTGCGGACATGAGCGTGGGATCGCGCTACGTGAAGGGCGGCCGCGTGCACGACTGGAGCTGGGACCGCGTGCTGATGAGCAGCATGGCCTCCCTGTATGTGCGCGCCGTGCTCTGGCTGGGCGTGCGCGACACCACCGCGGGCTTCGTGTGCTACACCCGCCGCGTGCTGGAGGCGCTGCCCTTGGACGAGATCCGCTTCGTGGGCTACGCCTTCCAGATCGAGATGAAATACCGCGTGAAGCGCCTCGGCTTCCGCATCGCCGAAGTGCCCATCACCTTCCGCGACCGGCGCATGGGCAAGAGCAAGATGAGCATGGGCATCTTCAACGAAGCCTTCTTCGGCGTGCTGCAGATGCGCCGACGCATCCCATGAGCAGTTCCACCCTCATCCGCGGCGCCTCGGTGGTGAACGAGGGCCGCACCGTACAGGCCGACGTGCTGTTGCGCGGCGGCCGCATCGAACGCATCGCACCCGAAGGCATCGGTGCCGCCGCCGGGGCCCTCGACCTGGAGGCCACCGGGCATTGGTTGCTGCCGGGGGTGATCGACGACCAGGTCCACTTCCGCGAGCCCGGCCTTACGCACAAGGACGACATCGCGCACGGTTCGGCCGCTGCGGTCGCCGGGGGCGTCACCAGCTACATGGAGATGCCCAACACCCAGCCGCAGACCCTCACCCAGGAGCTGCTGGAGGAGAAATACCGCCTGGGCGCCACACGTTCGGTGGCCAACTACTCCTTCTACATGGGTGTGGGCAGCACCAACCTGGACGAGGTGCTGCGCACCGACCCCCGCACCGTGTGCGGCCTCAAGGCCTTCCTGGGCAGCAGCACCGGCGACATGGTGATCACCGACGAGCGCGTGCTGGACGAACTGTTCCGCAAGGCCCACATGCTGCTGGCGATCCACGCGGAGGACGATCCCACCATCAAGGCGGAGCTGGACAAGGCGCTGGCGCGCTACGGGCCGGACATCCCCATCACCGAGCACCCGCACATCCGCAGTGCCGAGGCCTGCCACCGCTGCAGCAGTGCCGCCGTGGAGCGCGCACGCGCGTTCGGCACCCGCCTCCATGTGCTGCACATCAGCACGGCGCGCGAGCTGGAGCTCTTCGAGCCGGGGCCCTTGGAAGGCAAGCGCATCACCGCCGAGGCCTGCGTGCACCACCTGTGGTTCGACGAGGAGGCCTACCGCAGCAAGGGCGCCCTGGTGAAGTGGAACCCCGCCATCAAGACGGCGGCCGACCGCGAGGCCATCCGTGCGGCCGTGCGCGAGGGCCGCATCGACGTGGTGGCCACGGACCACGCGCCGCACACCCTGGAGGAGAAGGCCCGGCCCTACACCCAGTGCCCCAGCGGTGGCCCGCTCATCCAGCACAGCCTCGTCGCCATGCTGGAGCTGGCCCGGCAGGGCGTGTTCACCGTGGAACAGGTGGTGGAGAAGCTCTGCCATGCACCGGCCCGGATGTTCGCCATCGCCGGACGCGGCCACATCCGCGAAGGCTACGCCGCCGACCTGGTGCTGGTGGACCCCGACGCACCGTGGACGGTGGACCGGGCCGGGCTGGAATACAAGTGCGGCTGGTCGCCCTTCGAGGGGCAGCGCTTCCACGCCCGCGTGCTGCGCACCTGGGTGAACGGCCACCTGGCCTATGCCGACGGACGCGTCCGGCACGAGGTCCGCGGCGAACGCCTGCGCTTCGACCGATGAGCGTCCTGCACATCATCCACGGCCGCCTGTTCCGTGCAGCGCTTCGGCCGCTGCACCTGCATCGATGGACGAAGGCCTGGCCCCTGCTTCTGGCCCTCTCCGCCTGCACACCTGAAGGGCCGCCGCCGGACGTGCTGCCGCGCGACCGCTTCGTCACCGTGCTCGCCGAGGCCCAGCTCATCGAGGCGCGCGTGAACCGCGAAGGCGCTGTGGAGCACCGCAGCAACGAACGGGTGGACGCGTACTACACCGAACTGTTCACCCGCGAGGGCATCACCCGCGAGCAGTTCCGCCACAGCTTCGACCACTACGCGCAGGACCCGGCCGTGCTGAAAGGCATCTACGGCGATGTGATCGCCGAGCTCAGCAAGCGCAAGGACGAGGCCATGAACGCACGGCCGGACAGCCTCACGCCGGGCGGGCATCCATGAGGGACACCGTGTAGCGCACCGCCTCTTCCGAGGAGCGCAGGGTGAGGCCCAGCCGGCGCCGCAGCTTGCTGTCGTCGAAGCGCCGTTGGCGCAGGGAGGTGCGCGTCGTATCACGCGTGATGAAGGGCCTCCCGCGGAACAGCAGGGTGCGCAGGCGCTCCACGCGCCAGGCCAGCTCCAGCATCCACGGCCGGATGGGGCGGGTGGGTGCGGGCTTGCCGAAGGCCGCGCAGAACAGGCCGAACAGCCGCTGGTAGGTGATGGCCTCGCCGGCGATCAGGTAGCGCTCCCCCGCGCCCGGCTCACGAAGAAGGCGCACGCAGGCCTCGGCCACATCGCGCACGTCCACCACGCTGGTGCGTCCCGGCGGATACCACCGGGTGCCCCTCCGCAGCCGGTCCGCGATGGTCCTGCTGCTGCGCCCGGGCAGGCCGGGCCCGATGATGAGGCTGGGGTTCACCAGCACCGCATCGAGCCCCTCGGCCACCCCGCGGTGCACCTCCAGCTCGGCCGCGTACTTGCTCACCGCGTACACCGAGCGCTCCTCGTCCTCGGCCCAGGGCGTATCCTCGGTCACCGGTGCCCCATCGGTCGCCGTGCCCAGCGCCGCGATGCTGCTCACGTGGCACAGCCGCTCCACACCGGCCTCCAGCGCGGCGTTCACCACGTGGGCGGTGCCCTCCACGTTCACCTCCAGCAGGGCCTCGTCGTCGCGCGGGTCGAAGCTCACCAGCGCGGCGCAGTGCACCACCTGCCGCACCCCGTCCATCGCCGCGGCCAGGGACACGGGGTCCAGCACGTCCCCTTCGCACCAGTGCACGCGCGCCAGAAGCTCGCCGCCGTCGGGTTCGCGCCCCAGCAGCCGTTCCACGAAGCGTCGGTCGCTGCCGGCCCGCACCAGGGCCCGCACGCGGTGGCCTTCCCGGCATAGGGCCAGCACCACATGGCTGCCCACGATGCCCGTCGCCCCCGTCACCAGCCGCATGGGCGCAAGTTAGCCGCCACCGGGCCCCGGCTATCTTTGCCGCCTTCCGCCATGGCCATCGACTTCCTTCACGAACTGCGCTGGCGCGGCCTGCTGCACGAGGCCACCCCCGGGGTGGAGGCGCTGCTCGCCGCGGGGCCCGTCACCGGCTACATCGGGTTCGACCCCACGGCGGACAGCCTCCACGTGGGCAATCTGGTGCCCATCATGATGCTCGTGCACTTCCAGCGCTGCGGCCACATCCCCGTCGCCCTCGTCGGCGGCGCCACCGGCATGGTGGGCGACCCCAGCGGCAAGAAGGCCGAGCGCCAGTTGTTGGACGAGGACACCCTGCGCCACAACACCGCCTGCATCCGCGCCCAGCTCGCCCGCTTCATCGACCTCGACCGCGGCGGCGCGCAGCTCGTCAACAACTACGATTGGTTCAAGGACATCGGCTTCCTGGACTTCATCCGCGACGTGGGCAAGCACATCACCGTCAACTACATGATGGCGAAGGATTCCGTGAAGAACCGCCTGGAGACGGGCATCAGCTTCACGGAGTTCAGCTACCAGCTGGTGCAGGGCTACGACTTCGTGCACCTGCACCGCACCCTGGGCGTGCGCCTGCAGATGGGCGGCAGCGACCAATGGGGCAACATCACCACCGGCACGGAGCTCATCCGGCGCATGGGTGGCGGCGAGGCCCACGCCATCACCAACGTGCTCATCACCAAGGCGGACGGCAGCAAGTTCGGCAAGAGCGAAGGCGGCAACATCTGGCTCGATGCCGGACGCACCAGCCCCTACCGCTTCTACCAGTTCTGGCTCAACACCAGCGATGCCGACGCCGAGCGCTACGTGCGCATCTTCACCACCTGGGAGCAGGCCGATGTGGAGGCCCGCATCGCCGAGCACG is a window from the Flavobacteriales bacterium genome containing:
- a CDS encoding gliding motility-associated C-terminal domain-containing protein — protein: MAPCLGDASTVTVTITSTPDAGIDGAITVCDQGAAVGLFAQLGGTPDAGGSWTDPLGNAHSGSFDPSTDQAGIYTYTLAALAPCLGDASTVTVTITSTPDAGIDGAITVCDQGAAVGLFAQLGGTPDAGGSWTDPLGNAHSGSFDPSTDAAGVYTYTLAALAPCLGDFSTVTVTVTSTPDAGVDGAITVCDQGAAVGLFAQLGGTPDAGGSWTDPLGNAHSGSFDPGTDQAGVYTYTLAALAPCLGDASTVTVTVSSTPDAGIDGAITVCDQGAAVGLFAQLGGTPDAGGSWTDPLGNAHSGSFDPGTDQAGVYTYTLAALAPCLGDASTVTVTVTSTPDAGVDGAITVCDQGAAVGLFAQLGGTPDAGGSWTDPLGNAHSGSFDPGTDQAGVYTYTLAALAPCLGDASTVTVTVTSTPDAGVDGAITVCDQGAAVGLFAQLGGTPDAGGSWTDPLGNAHSGSFDPSTDPAGVYTYTVPATAPCQSMSSVVLVAVEDAPDAGLNGALTVCAGDPAELLLPQLGGTPDASGTWTDPNGTAFGGLFDPGADPAGTYTYSVAGIVCAAAIATVQVTVLAGPDAGADNTLTVCSTGAVTDLFTALGGTPDPGGTWTDPNGGGSSSSFDPTNDQAGTYTYTVSGNGQCPDDAATVTVVVQPAAFAGTAGALSLCSNGVVTDLFALLGGSPQPGGSWTDPNGAPIGSFFDPATGTPGTYTYLVSGLLPCPDASATVLVDVTEAPDAGQDAVVTLCSADGPLALTGLLGGSPDAGGTWNGPGGTSIGAQVDPATAANGSYLYVVAAAAPCTNDTAVLALTVQQAPDAGTDNTVSACADAALIDLAPLLGPDADAGGTWTDPNGLPITAVIDPASAISGIYIYTVNGAPPCTDALATVQVSIIPVPDPQVFITLSDGCAPALADLSTDHQGPGSFQWDLGNGLTSDSATVTGVLYDQPGTYTITLTIDAGNGCSTTVDLQDAVAVFERPEAAFTMLPPVVSTLDPSVYFNNTSTGASAYSWDFGGLGSSTATDPVFDFPDALEGLYDICLVAYAAPTCADTVCQPITVSPELVVNVPNAFTPDGDNTNDTFKPVTIGVDPDQYVFRITDRWGQVLFSTNDPEGAWDGRYPNGEEVQQGVYIWQLEAKGSATTARIARTGHVTLVR
- a CDS encoding polyprenol monophosphomannose synthase codes for the protein MPERLVIIPTYDERENIREILDAVLALSPAFHVLVVDDNSPDGTAALVKEHRATDPSRIHLLERRGKLGLGTAYIAGFKWALQHGYAYVFEMDADFSHDPKDLPRLHAACAEGGADMSVGSRYVKGGRVHDWSWDRVLMSSMASLYVRAVLWLGVRDTTAGFVCYTRRVLEALPLDEIRFVGYAFQIEMKYRVKRLGFRIAEVPITFRDRRMGKSKMSMGIFNEAFFGVLQMRRRIP
- a CDS encoding dihydroorotase, yielding MSSSTLIRGASVVNEGRTVQADVLLRGGRIERIAPEGIGAAAGALDLEATGHWLLPGVIDDQVHFREPGLTHKDDIAHGSAAAVAGGVTSYMEMPNTQPQTLTQELLEEKYRLGATRSVANYSFYMGVGSTNLDEVLRTDPRTVCGLKAFLGSSTGDMVITDERVLDELFRKAHMLLAIHAEDDPTIKAELDKALARYGPDIPITEHPHIRSAEACHRCSSAAVERARAFGTRLHVLHISTARELELFEPGPLEGKRITAEACVHHLWFDEEAYRSKGALVKWNPAIKTAADREAIRAAVREGRIDVVATDHAPHTLEEKARPYTQCPSGGPLIQHSLVAMLELARQGVFTVEQVVEKLCHAPARMFAIAGRGHIREGYAADLVLVDPDAPWTVDRAGLEYKCGWSPFEGQRFHARVLRTWVNGHLAYADGRVRHEVRGERLRFDR
- a CDS encoding DUF4296 domain-containing protein, with amino-acid sequence MSVLHIIHGRLFRAALRPLHLHRWTKAWPLLLALSACTPEGPPPDVLPRDRFVTVLAEAQLIEARVNREGAVEHRSNERVDAYYTELFTREGITREQFRHSFDHYAQDPAVLKGIYGDVIAELSKRKDEAMNARPDSLTPGGHP
- a CDS encoding NAD-dependent epimerase/dehydratase family protein, with product MRLVTGATGIVGSHVVLALCREGHRVRALVRAGSDRRFVERLLGREPDGGELLARVHWCEGDVLDPVSLAAAMDGVRQVVHCAALVSFDPRDDEALLEVNVEGTAHVVNAALEAGVERLCHVSSIAALGTATDGAPVTEDTPWAEDEERSVYAVSKYAAELEVHRGVAEGLDAVLVNPSLIIGPGLPGRSSRTIADRLRRGTRWYPPGRTSVVDVRDVAEACVRLLREPGAGERYLIAGEAITYQRLFGLFCAAFGKPAPTRPIRPWMLELAWRVERLRTLLFRGRPFITRDTTRTSLRQRRFDDSKLRRRLGLTLRSSEEAVRYTVSLMDARPA
- a CDS encoding tyrosine--tRNA ligase — its product is MDFLHELRWRGLLHEATPGVEALLAAGPVTGYIGFDPTADSLHVGNLVPIMMLVHFQRCGHIPVALVGGATGMVGDPSGKKAERQLLDEDTLRHNTACIRAQLARFIDLDRGGAQLVNNYDWFKDIGFLDFIRDVGKHITVNYMMAKDSVKNRLETGISFTEFSYQLVQGYDFVHLHRTLGVRLQMGGSDQWGNITTGTELIRRMGGGEAHAITNVLITKADGSKFGKSEGGNIWLDAGRTSPYRFYQFWLNTSDADAERYVRIFTTWEQADVEARIAEHARAPHLRLLQKALAEDITRRLHGQQELDSAVQATALIFGQAGPEALSSLSEQQWTDVFDGVPQAEVPRDLLAAGLPVVDLLSERTGFLPSKGEARRALREGSISLNKARVAEDRNVTAADLLGGRFLLLQRGKKNYFLVKAVG